The stretch of DNA GTCCCGGCTACACCCAGGCCACGCTGTTCGGGCTTCTTGGCTTCCTGCTGATGACCATCGCATCGGTGGCGTGGGGCGCCGCCGCCGTGGGCGGCGACGAGGAATCCGGCCAGCTGGAGCTGACACTCGCCCATGGAGTACGGCGCGTGCAGGTGGTGCTGGAACGCGCCCTCGCGCTGCTGCTGCGGTTGCTCATTTTGGCAGGCGTGGTCTTTGTCCTCGTGTCCTTGCTGAACGGGCCGTCCCAGCTGGGAATTGAGCCGGACAACCTGGCGGGGGCCACGGTCCTGTTCGCCGGGCTGGCGCTGCTTAGCGGCACCGCTGCTTTGTGCGCCGGCGCCGTCACCGGCCGCCGGACGTATGGCATCTCCGCCGGCGCGGCGGTGGGAGTTCTCGGATACGTGTTCAACGCCGTCGGCCGGCAAAGCCGGGATGTGGAGTGGCTGCTGGACATCAGCCCGTACCACTGGGCCTACGGCAATTCGCCCGTAGTCAACGGAGCGGACTGGGCAGCGGCCGCGTGGCTGTGGGGTCTCTCGGCGGCACTCGTGGCGATTGCCGCCGTCGCGCTTGAACGGCGGGACGTGGGAGTCTAAGCCGCTGGGGCGATTTCCCGCGTCGGCGTTAGCCCCAGACGTGCGGCGCCGGCGTCCGGCTCCCCGGCAGGGCGCTGGAAGCCCGCCACTCATGGACCCATTCGGGAAGGACCAAGTCCGCCGGGGGCTGGCCGAACTCCCGCAGGATCTCCTCCTGGCTGACGGGCCGGCCCCTGTGGACCAGCCGGGTGGCGATGTGGGCACGGGCGTACACCTCGCCGTCGGCCACCATGCGCTGCTCGAAGTAGATGGCCTTGGCATCCAGGCCAATGATCCGCGTTTCAATGGTGTACTGCTGCCACAACTGAAGGGATTTGCGGAACGAGATGGTCTCTGCGGCCACCACCGGACTCCAGCCGCGGCGGCGCATCCGCTTCCACACACCGCTACGGACCATCAGGTCGAACCGGCCCAGGTCCATCAGGGACAGGTACATCCCGTTGTTGACGTGCAAGGCGATATCGATGTCCGTGGGCAGCACGCGAAGGGGCAGCGACGAGTGGCCCCAAACAGTCAGCGGTGGCCTCCGGGACGAGGTGATGAGCAGCAGGAGGGTTCTCAACAGCAGGTGCATGCC from Pseudarthrobacter siccitolerans encodes:
- a CDS encoding ABC transporter permease subunit, which translates into the protein MKTSLPLFRRAFFDPWRSTLAWAAGLAAAAFLYLPLYPSIGGSAQMQELMDALPVEMTKALNYDQIATGPGYTQATLFGLLGFLLMTIASVAWGAAAVGGDEESGQLELTLAHGVRRVQVVLERALALLLRLLILAGVVFVLVSLLNGPSQLGIEPDNLAGATVLFAGLALLSGTAALCAGAVTGRRTYGISAGAAVGVLGYVFNAVGRQSRDVEWLLDISPYHWAYGNSPVVNGADWAAAAWLWGLSAALVAIAAVALERRDVGV
- a CDS encoding acyl-CoA thioesterase; protein product: MHLLLRTLLLLITSSRRPPLTVWGHSSLPLRVLPTDIDIALHVNNGMYLSLMDLGRFDLMVRSGVWKRMRRRGWSPVVAAETISFRKSLQLWQQYTIETRIIGLDAKAIYFEQRMVADGEVYARAHIATRLVHRGRPVSQEEILREFGQPPADLVLPEWVHEWRASSALPGSRTPAPHVWG